The Corylus avellana chromosome ca11, CavTom2PMs-1.0 genome contains the following window.
ACCCATGGCTTATTGCTCAAGTCCAACCAATGTAGGAGAAACCAAATTCGAAATATGGACACCCTTACCCCTGTTCTTGTTGAGAAACCAGACGAACTTGCACAGGCTTTTTGCTCTGCAGGGAGCGCGAAGGAAATGCTCAAGATTTTTAAAGACATGGAGTCATGTCTTGATGAGCAAAAGCTTGGGATGTTTTCCGTGTTACTTGGCCTCAAACTTGGCACGGAAGGTGAGGATCCTGAAAAGGTTCTACCTTATGCAAATAGAGCTTTGAAAACCTTTGAAAAAGATGATCCACCGTATTCTGAATTTCTTGTCCTGACTTATTTATCTCTGGGTACTGCTAATTTTAAATTGAGAAGGTTTGCTGAGAGTTTGGGGCACCTTCAAAAGGCTATTAGGATCTCGGATTGGTTAGAGGCAAATGATTTAAGTGGCAAGGATTTTTGCGTGTTGGTTTACCCAGTGCTGAATGTGTTGGCCAGAGTGAAGATGGTGATTGGGTTGAAAAAGGAGGGTCTAGAGCATCTTGGGAAGTTGGTGGAGATTAAGGAGAAGATGTTTGGGAAAGATAGCAGGGAGGTGGGTGTAGAAAACCGGGATTTGGCTCAATCATATGTTTCACAGTCATACTTTAAGGAGGCCTTGCCATACTGTTTGAAGGCATTAGAGATACATAAGAAGCAGTTGGAGCAGAATTCGGTGGATGTTGCATATGCTAGGAGGCTTCTTGGGGTTATCTATACTGGGTTAGAGGAGCATGAAAAGGCGTTGGAGCAGAATGAGTTGTCGCAGAAGGTTTTCAGTAATTGGGGTCAAAGTTCTGATTTGATCGATTTGGAGATGTTTTCTGCTAATGTGCACATTGTACTGGGGAAGTATGAAACCGCTATTAATACTTTGAGGGGTGTTGTTGAGATGACAGATGAGGATAGTTTGACTCGGGCATCGGTGTTTATATCAATGGGGAAAGCGTtgcattttcaagaaaaaattgaagactCAAAAAGGTGTTTGGAGATTGCTTGTGGAATTCTTGACAAGAAAGAGATAGCCTCTCCAGTGGAAGTTGTTGAGGCATACGTGAAGATCGCGATGCAATACGAAAGTATGGAAGAGTTTGAAACTGCGATTTCATTGTTAAAGAGACCAGTAGCTTTTCTTCAGAAGCTCCCGCAAGAACAGCCCTCCAAAGGAAAAGTTAATGCAATGATAGGGTGGTTGTTTTTGTTGACGGATAAGGTGGCAGAGGCTATTCCTCACTTGGAGTTGGCAGCTTCAATTTTGAAAGAGACCTATGGTCCCAAGAATTTTATACTTGGGTATATCTACAACCATTTGGGTGCAGCATACTTGGTATTGGATAGCCGTCATAGATGTATCTCTTACCCCTCAGCTGCTGAGACGTTAGCTGTTGCAAAGGACATCATGGATGAATCTCTTGGCCCTCATCGAAGAGAGTCAATTATGGTATGTCAGAACCTTTCAACAGCTTATGATTTCATGGGAAGGTATGATTGCTTTTCCTGGTCTCTCATCTGTTTTCCTAGATGGTATTTAATTAAGTTATTGGTTATTGGAATAGAATTGTATTTCGTAATCTGTTCATTAATGTGGTTACTTCTGGGATGCTCTGCAATATAGTCGCTTCCTTTCCTTGATGGCTTTATCAAACAGATTATTTTATGTGTAGGATAAGTAATGAGTTCTCTTGGGGAATAgctattattaattatttgtcacataagaaataattttttttgataagtaatcaaaatatcaataaaagcGTAAGGCGTCCCTAGATACCTGGGAAGTGTACAAAAGAAGCCACCTAGCTTATaagggcaaaaagaacaaaaaaatcatgatgTCTAATCgtcaaaagagaaacaaaagcagTTGTTCAAAGATACAATGTgctgaaaaataaagatttactCTCCTCCAAAATCCTCACGGTCCTCAAAACTGCTATCAttcatttcttttcaaaaacaccacaaaaggcacgaAGGCACCATCTTCTACACAACAACACTTTAAGTATTGCGAGCAGTCCTTATCACATAAGAAATAAGATTATGTTAAAAGTAAACATTCTTTTAAAGTCTCAACCTTTGTGCATTGGAACCTTTTGTCTGCATCAACTTGGATCTGCTTAATGTTCTCTCTTTCAAAATGTGAACACTAACCATTCCTATTTAATGTTTCTTTCCCACTGCTCACATTGTTAGTCTTCAAAAGTCTTATCATGACCGCCGTGAAATTTGGGCTTTAGTTACACCCACCCAATCCTGCAACGTCGGGGGTAGTATTCATTGAGTTTTTAGCATATTGTGCATGTCTTCCTCAGAAATCTAAACCACCCTCGGGACTTATAATCTTGGACTTTAAAGCTAAAAGTATCTGGAAATGTATCTCTGTCTCAGATCCAAGGAAACGGATTTTGTCAAGAGTTCTGGAGTTGACTGTTTGcttaaattgaatttattttgtGGCTTTCTTCTACACCTATTGATTATGTCTATTTCTGTTGCAATTGTGTTAAATATAATGTTGTTTGTTGGACTGTTGAATTACTTTATTTTAGCTCCCTATCTTTAATTATTTCCATGGCTTTCTCATTGAGCACTTAGTGTTAAGATACATGCATAGATGTGAGTAGCACGTCATGtctgcatgtatatatattcatcatggCAGCCATTAAGTGacacaaaacaaattgtaagtTCAATTTGTCTTTATCTTAAGCTATTGGGGATGATGTTATGTTTGTTAAGATGTCTCTCTTGGTTTGTGCAGCTATGATCTAGCAATTGAATTCCAGCAGCGAGTAATCGATGCTTGGGAAAGTCATGGCTCAAGTGCTGAAGATGAGCTCAGAGAAGCACACCAACTTCTTGAAAAACTGAATCAAAAATCTCATGGTGCATTGCCAAACAATCTTCCCTTTAAGGTATTGTCCGTGCAAATGCCCTATCCCTCAATCTAATGACTCTTCTAGGAGCTCACAACCTGATATTTTTGATGGTCAAGATCAATCCTCCAGCAAAATTTAGTGACTTCCTGTACAAATATATCTACTTCATAGTATATAACACTGCTTGCGTGCTAACGTTTAGGTTAGGTGTCTAACATCAAACCGATTTTCCCACTGTATTTTTGTCCTCTATGGCAGTAATGGATTGTGTGTCAAGCAAGCCGCAATATAGTTTTAATTATGCTTTTGAGCCAGTTATTGCCCATGATTAATGATTACTTTTCAGTGGTAGGAAATCGTGTTAGCTTATGATAGTAAAACTTTGTATATTTCTTGGAATATTACTATGATGTTCATATCTACAAGACCCAGTTTCTAGACATTAGTCATGATGTTGTCCACTTCTACATGTTATGTTACTTTCACTTTATTCTGATTTGTAGAACAGAAGGAAAGAGATTTTAATTGATCCACAAACAGATCAAGACCCTCTAGAATTTATAGGATAATTTGTCTAACAGAATTTATAGAATATTTCGATGGAAACTTTGTCATATCGACATTTATCACTTcattatttatcatatttatcaTCATCGATTAAAGAATTCTAGAGAATTTTATCCGGTGATAAATAATGAAATGATAAATGTTGACAAAAGAAATTGTCAgcaataatttgaaaataatcattgaaatttgaaaatatctACTTGGTAGAATATTGTACGAATTCTAGGGGATCTTGAACTGAACTTAgtttcttcttcaattaaaaaagagaaaagaaaatagaaattataGCACTAAACTGTTcagttagtgattttttttttcgagatTAGCTATTGCCATAACGTTGAACTTTGAATGACATTTTCTGAAGAGTGATAGTCAATATTAAACCCTCAAGCCCAGATGGGTTTAGCCTTGTTTGATGACATTTTACAAAAAGTATCTCCAGAGAGCTAAAGGTGACCAAGCTACACTCATGGATTACCCAAGATGCGCCATGCTAAATGCAGAGATTTGTAGAAGAAATCTCATTCTTTTGAATATACTAAGAACCTGTTTGCCCTTGCAATTTTGTATATCtaaagtgtgtttttaaacaaaattgcaaaaagtaTCACGTCTAAGagtgtgtttgaaaaaaatgacggtatgaaaacatgaaaaattcACGTTTCAAATGGCAAATAAGGGGTGCATTTTTAAAGACACATTATTTTAAAGATCAAACCGCGATTTTACAAATcgtttaattgcatttttaaaaattttgttttcattagttgcttatgaatgaaagcAGTGAAAATGTTTTGCCGATTAaacaaaaagagtaatgctatatatcacatttttattttacaatgttgaTGTGGCAATCTTAActaactttttaactttttttttcagcaAGTACTGATCCAAAGGTTGATTAGAATCGTTATGTcagcattgtgagataaaaatgtaattttaaacattactcaatacaattttttttttttttaatagtctttttctttagatttgTTGTTGGGGAGCTCACtttcataggttttttttttttttgtttcatcgTTATCTTTTTCCCCATTTgcttggggaaaaaaaaaaagaaaagaaaaaaaaaattttgtgcacTTCTCCAACATGTATATCATTGCTTGCAGGATAAAAGAAGTTGGAGATCATTTCCAATGAGAGCTTTCTCATGCGTTTGCTTATAGTCATTCATTCTATGGGTCCCCTCATCTCTGgcttccattttctttccaCTCCACCACCTCTctatatctctttctctctctctctctctccccccgtGTGTGGGAAACTCTTGATGAAGGGAGAATCATTATCACTCATGAAGGATCAAGAAACAGAGACAATCTTATCCACTCCTAGTGGTTAAAGCAATCATTCTTTAGCTCATGCCTACATTTCAGAGATCAGGGTTTGTCTAATTTTCCCAGTTTTGTGTGAATCTCTCTACACCCATCTGTTATCCTTTCATGTAACTATTCAATAATCTGTTAAAAATTGCAGCATCTCCACTCCAAAGCAAAAAATGAAACTCAAAAAagacatgaaaagaaaaaaagtagatTTTCTCAGTTCTCACATTACAACTCACACTCTGTGGGAAGAATTGCATTTCTGGATCCTCTGCAATGTCTAAATGGAAAGAACGATCTTCGACCTCTGCTATCACAATCTTCACTTGTGCTAACCTCGCTCTGATGCCGATTTTGTTGAACGATCGCTTGAACGGTTAAGTAAAGTTGTTGATCAGCTGCAGAATCCATTGAGAAAGATCTTCTGATAGgttgaataaaaaattgatcatctttctttcttacaTCAATGCACTCATCACCCATGATAGAAACATGGTGGAACTTTCTTGCTTTTAAGTTTCCTGGCTTCTTTTCCAACTTTCTTGGTGAATGACTTCTAGGCTGCAGCACTGGAACTTCTAGTACTGaatcatttctttcttgttgccTTTGTGGTAATGTGATTTCATCTTCTCCACCCAGTTCAATTACCACAAAATCTTCATCACTGCCCATGAGACTACTGGACAAGAGCTGAGAGTCCTGTGGTGAAGAGCTCGGCGCAACGATATGATCGACCCGATACCGGCTTGTCCCGGAAATGCTTGATCTGCAGAGAGGACAATTGGCATTGCTTTGAAGCCATATGTCAATGCAATCCAAGTGGAATGCATGGCTGCATTTGGGAAGAACTCTAAGCATATCCTGTTCTTGGAACTCATTCAAACAAACCACACAGCAGACACCTCTCGCCTGATCACCTTCTCTTTTGAATTGAAAAGTTGGGATTTCACGAATTACCGATTCATCAAGCCCGTGATTCCACATTGTGGGGGAGAAAGCTATAAAGGGATCTTCATTTTGACGAGCCTGCAGTACAGAAAACCATCTCCGCAGATTATCTTGATGCCAATTTGAGCAGCACTTGGTCACAAAGATGTAGTAGCCAACAAGTAAGAAAGCTGTGGCCATGATGCATAGCACAGCAATGGCTAATATGGGAAAAGCAGACTCTGAAGTTGGGTTTGGCTGGTTTGGTGCCATAAGCAGTAGTTTGAGAGATTTTTGAAgcagaaatggagaagaaagatATATATGTGTTTGACTAATGGTTTTACTAAGATCTTGAATGGAAAGACTCAAACAAGTGAATCACAAACAGTAATTTATATTCCATAGAGAGACTTGAGGAAAGTGGGGCtagaaagttttattttaacataaataaaGAACCCAATTGAATGCATCATGCATGGGCTGAAAAATTCCAGGAACATGCACATGTGCTTCTTTTGTGTGCATAGGCATACATGGAGATGAGAAGCCGCAGGGTTTGACTTGAGGTACATGTGGGAGCTTGAAAGCTTggtatttctttttgttatatTATAATCATAGAGTCGGTCCATTAACTCGGATAtcctgtttctttttctttttcttttttttttttcttttctttctgtctctctcccctcctttattaaaaatgcaagACTTTTCACACATGACAAAACCTGTCTCCCAAGTCAAAACCCATATAAAAGTAATGGGGGACTTGCTTGTGGCTCTATGAGTAAAACTTAAGAAAGAATGGCCCCAAGTCAAAACTCAAGTACATGCAGCACATTATTTGTGTTGGTAATGGCAATTggaaaaatgttttgagaattatatttttactataatttatttaacaACTCACATGGTAGCATCTTAATGATTAGAAAAATTAGCCTTTAAGGtgtagctcaattggttgagGACCACGTCTCATGTCACTAGTTAGTTCGAATCTTCTCTCCCCCCTTCTTGTacagatatgtcaaaaaaataaaaaagtcgaTACACTATTATCACATCATCCCAGTGAAATGAGATAAGATGTGGGTGTAGTATGTAGTATTACTCTTACTCTTAAACATATTAAAATCTAAATGGCTCCGGTTCCTGTTGAAATTAGACTCAGAAATTGAAACATGTACACGTAATAGAACACAAGGAAACACATACATGTCTCAATTCCCACGAGCTCAATTTTAACTGGAATTAGACCCACGTAGAAATAGAATACCTTCTTTCGGGTTTGATTTGGATCCAAATTCAGTGGGGGGTGTCGTAGACTAAAATTGGGGCTCCATTCCAAAAGGGTCATATTCCAATTGAACCCGGACCCATTTATGAGGATAGTggattattttataattaccaaaaaaatcaaaaataaaacttgTACGGTCCTAGTCCTACCATTCTCCAAAGCATCATTGGGCTGGTTACAAAAGTCCAAACCCTACTTCCAGGCCCAAAACTAGCCCACGTCACTCACTccctaaaaatatatattttgagtaaTTATGACTTTATGCTATAATGTTGGACCTCTATgtttaatataaaagaaaagggaaaaatataaaaagcccctcaaactatcagcCATTTGTAATATAgccccccaatgttcaaaatgtactaataaaataattgtgaaaaaaaaaaaccaatggacgaataaatacaaaaaaaaaaaaaaaaaaaaaaggttttttggaataaataaataattagttactgtaatttgcctaaattacaaattgcttcaagtcgtattaaagtaaaatcaatttggtagtttgatggactactttagtactttttttttttttttttgggaatatctcaagaaccgtaCCTTTAATTTTACCTTAATACGACAttaaacaatttgtaatttaggcaaactacagtaactatatatatatatttgtttttatttgcccattggttttcttatattttttaaaaattgtttgttttttttttttacaattattttatttgttaaaagaataggggtattataggaatataaaaaaaagtagcatttttgatacattttgatagtttgccttgggggctactttagtaccttttgaacattaaaaagTTATATTGCAAACGGTTGATAATTTgggaagcttttttatattttttccaaaagaaaaagaaatactccatataataaaatgagaaaaatatggcAAAAGGTGAGGCTGTTTTCTCCGCTTCTCTAGCTAATTTGTCCCCTTTCTTCACAATGTCATTATTGTGAGAAAAATTAATGAGAGtgaattaatgttttttaattgccatatttaattctaggtTGAAAAGAGAAACACAATTATTtattgactttttctttttttgttggtttctgGTTGATCTCTATCTTTAATTGTGGATTTCTCTGTAGGTCtctcttttcattatta
Protein-coding sequences here:
- the LOC132166552 gene encoding RING-H2 finger protein ATL16-like is translated as MAPNQPNPTSESAFPILAIAVLCIMATAFLLVGYYIFVTKCCSNWHQDNLRRWFSVLQARQNEDPFIAFSPTMWNHGLDESVIREIPTFQFKREGDQARGVCCVVCLNEFQEQDMLRVLPKCSHAFHLDCIDIWLQSNANCPLCRSSISGTSRYRVDHIVAPSSSPQDSQLLSSSLMGSDEDFVVIELGGEDEITLPQRQQERNDSVLEVPVLQPRSHSPRKLEKKPGNLKARKFHHVSIMGDECIDVRKKDDQFFIQPIRRSFSMDSAADQQLYLTVQAIVQQNRHQSEVSTSEDCDSRGRRSFFPFRHCRGSRNAILPTECEL